The DNA region CGCAGGAAACGCTCGAACTTCGCTCCGAGCAGCCCCATGAAGAATGCCGGCAGCACCGACCCCTGATAACCGACTACCGGGATAAAACCAAACATAATAAGGGCTTCCTCGGACCCGTTAGCCACACTGTAAGCATTAGGCAGAGCCGGGTTGACGAGCATCAATCCCAGCACGATACCGAGCACCGGGCTTCCGCCGAATACTCTGAAGGTCGACCAGGCGACAAGGGCAGGCAAAAACGCAAACGCCGTATCGGTCAGCACCTGGGTGAACATCAGGAAATTAGCCGAAATATCGTCCGGCGCCATCCCGAACCAGGCAAGCACCGTCTCTTGGGTCAAGAGGCCCCGCAGCCCCATGAACAGTCCCGTAGCGACCAATACCGGGATGATCGGAACGAATACGTCGCCAAATGTGCGGATCGCGCGCTGAAGCGCATTGCCCGATTTTTTCGCTTCGGATTTCAGCTCTTCTTTGCTTGTGCTCTCCAAACCAAGGTTCTCAACTTCTTCAAAGATTTGGTTGACGGTACCGGTGCCGAAGATGATCTGATACTGGCCGGAGTTGAAAAACGCACCTTTCACCTTGTCGATATTCTCGACCTTCTTCTGGTCGATCTTCTGCTGATCATGAACCATAATGCGAAGCCGGGTGGCGCAATGGGCAAAGGAAGCGATGTTCTCCCTGCCGCCGATGGCTTCAACGACCTGCTTAGCAATCTCGCGGTTATTAGCTGCCATGCTCATTCATTCCCTTCCATATCATTTACGGCATGCGCCAAATCCCATTTGGCTACCTTCAAGCCGGCACTGCCGTTATTGGCGAAAAACCGAATGCCCGTGCTGTCCGGGTGTGGAAAAATACGACTAGTAAACACTTCTTCCCCGTCATTGATAAAGCACTCCACCGAGGAAGTGTCCACAAACAAATGGAGCTTGAGGGACTTCGTCTGCACTCTGCATGACCGGGTCGAGCCGTACTTGCTGTCGATCCTCTCGCCGGCCTCCGAGCGATCAAGCGTCAGGATTTGCCGCTCGAAGTCATAATGAATGACGGTACGCTCCGTTTCACCGGCCCGAAATTCGATGCCTACGGATTCGGCGTTCACATCGGCAAACTCGCAGATCAGCTCGAATGCGGTTCCGCTCACACCTGCATATGACTTTTTCTCATTCGTTAAAGTGTCCTGTACCTCGCGGCGCTCTCTTCTCAGCTTCTCCAGCTCCCGCACAGGCTGCTGCACCAGCTTGCCGTCCCGAAGCTCCAGTGTCCTCGGCAGCGTCAGACAGTGCGCCCAGCCGTGCGAATCCGTCGGGTAGCCGATCTCCGCCTGCCCCATCCAGGCGACCAAGATCCGGCGCCCCTGATCATCCTCCATCGTCTGCGGCGCATAGAAATCAAAGCCTCTGTCCAGCTCATGAAAGGCGCCGTGTTCAAAATCCAGCGTCTCCCGGTTCAGCGGCTTGCCGACCAGGTAACCGGATTGGTAAACATTCCGGAAGCGATCCCCATCAGGCTCTATCCCTTGGGGGCAGAAGAGAAGAACTCCCTGGCCATCCATCTCAAAATAATCGGGGCATTCCCACATGTAGCCAAAATGCTTCAGCCCGGTCTTGATCTCCCCGGCGAAGCGCCAATCGAGCAAATCCGGAGACTCATACATGACGGCGGTCCCGGTGGCGTCCTCCCTCTGGGCGCCGATGACGCAGCGGTACAGATCGGGATCCTTCCACACCTTCGGATCGCGAAAATGCTCGGTATAACCTTCAGGCACATGATCGATGAGAGGCTCCGGAAGCTTGGTGACAGCTCCCGCTGCATCCATGACGGCCATGCACTGGAAGGAGCGTCTGTTCCAGTCCCGATCCCTGGTATTTCCCGTGTACATCAGGTGCAGCTTATCGTCCTTCACGATGCCGCTCCCCGAGTAGGCTCCATACCAATCATGGGGATCCTGCGGCTCGATCGCGATTCCGGCATTGCGCCAAAAGACCAGATCCTTCGATGCCGTGTGGTACCAATATTTGAGCCCGTGGTAAGTTCCGAGCGGAAACCACTGATAGAACAGGTGATACTCTCCTGCAAAATAAGCAAACCCGTTCGGATCGTTCAAAAGGCCGGTGATCGGCTGAATGTGATACGTCTGCCTCCAGCCGCTATCCTCCACCTTCTTCCTCAAGGCGGACATTTCTTCGGGAGAAGCCTGTTCCAGGCGGCGGTATTTCTGTTCTCTGTTCATATCCTTCTCCTTACTGGTCTGTTCTTAACAACATCACAACAGCGACATTGTAGTGGAACCGGTTCCAACATGAGGTAAAAATAATGGACGCAGTTCCAAAGTGCTTCAACACTTTGGAACCGGTTCCGATGCTTTGAGTATAATCGATTCTATTCGATATTGTCAACGCTTTCGCGCTCGATAAATTCATAATCCAGTACCGTCAGGGTGTCGACGGATTCCTCTTGAACAAGCTTCATGA from Paenibacillus ihbetae includes:
- a CDS encoding sucrose-specific PTS transporter subunit IIBC, which encodes MSMAANNREIAKQVVEAIGGRENIASFAHCATRLRIMVHDQQKIDQKKVENIDKVKGAFFNSGQYQIIFGTGTVNQIFEEVENLGLESTSKEELKSEAKKSGNALQRAIRTFGDVFVPIIPVLVATGLFMGLRGLLTQETVLAWFGMAPDDISANFLMFTQVLTDTAFAFLPALVAWSTFRVFGGSPVLGIVLGLMLVNPALPNAYSVANGSEEALIMFGFIPVVGYQGSVLPAFFMGLLGAKFERFLRKRIPEAIDLIVTPFVTLLVMIVLGLFAIGPIFHSLEDVILSAVTYLLDLPFGIAGLLIGFFNQIIVVTGVHHIFNFLEIQLLEQTGSNPFNAIVTSAMAAQGAACLAVGMKTKNKKLKALSLPSSFSAFLGISEPAIFGVNLRYVKPFIMGLIGGGIGGFMASIFHLKATGMAITVIPGTLLYLNSQLPLYILCNLTAMAITFVLTWMFGFNDKMLDDLKTEAK
- a CDS encoding glycoside hydrolase family 32 protein; translation: MNREQKYRRLEQASPEEMSALRKKVEDSGWRQTYHIQPITGLLNDPNGFAYFAGEYHLFYQWFPLGTYHGLKYWYHTASKDLVFWRNAGIAIEPQDPHDWYGAYSGSGIVKDDKLHLMYTGNTRDRDWNRRSFQCMAVMDAAGAVTKLPEPLIDHVPEGYTEHFRDPKVWKDPDLYRCVIGAQREDATGTAVMYESPDLLDWRFAGEIKTGLKHFGYMWECPDYFEMDGQGVLLFCPQGIEPDGDRFRNVYQSGYLVGKPLNRETLDFEHGAFHELDRGFDFYAPQTMEDDQGRRILVAWMGQAEIGYPTDSHGWAHCLTLPRTLELRDGKLVQQPVRELEKLRRERREVQDTLTNEKKSYAGVSGTAFELICEFADVNAESVGIEFRAGETERTVIHYDFERQILTLDRSEAGERIDSKYGSTRSCRVQTKSLKLHLFVDTSSVECFINDGEEVFTSRIFPHPDSTGIRFFANNGSAGLKVAKWDLAHAVNDMEGNE